A genome region from Mycolicibacterium litorale includes the following:
- a CDS encoding FadR/GntR family transcriptional regulator gives MPLATTRRAGLVDQVIAQLRESVSSGEWPVGTRIPTEPALVAALGVGRNTVREAVRALAHGGILEVRQGDGTYVRATSEVSGALRRLCGSELREVLEVRRCLEVEGARLAAAARTDEDLAEMRALLARRDALDDHDEFVLADAELHFTVVRASHNAVLTELYRGLTEVVTASVATTSETRMSPRIQHRGLVDAIAAGDVERAAREAGGFLDELLGELPDRGSSVTPTSVAP, from the coding sequence GTGCCGCTCGCCACGACACGTCGCGCCGGCCTGGTCGACCAGGTGATCGCTCAACTGCGCGAGTCCGTGTCCTCTGGCGAATGGCCGGTGGGCACGCGGATACCGACGGAGCCCGCGCTGGTCGCGGCGCTGGGCGTCGGGCGCAACACGGTCCGCGAGGCGGTGCGTGCGCTCGCCCACGGCGGGATCCTCGAGGTCCGTCAGGGCGACGGCACCTACGTCCGCGCCACCAGCGAGGTGTCCGGGGCGTTGCGCAGGCTGTGCGGTTCCGAACTGCGCGAGGTGCTCGAGGTCCGGCGCTGTCTCGAAGTGGAGGGCGCCCGGTTGGCGGCCGCCGCGAGGACCGACGAGGACCTCGCCGAGATGCGTGCGCTGCTCGCCCGTCGCGACGCACTCGACGACCACGACGAGTTCGTGCTGGCGGACGCGGAGTTGCACTTCACCGTGGTGCGGGCGTCGCACAACGCGGTACTGACCGAGTTGTACCGCGGGCTCACCGAGGTGGTCACCGCGAGCGTGGCGACCACCAGCGAGACCCGGATGTCGCCACGGATCCAGCACCGCGGGCTCGTCGACGCGATCGCCGCCGGGGACGTCGAGCGCGCGGCGCGGGAAGCGGGCGGCTTCCTCGACGAGCTGCTCGGGGAGCTGCCGGACCGCGGTTCGAGTGTCACGCCAACGTCTGTGGCGCCGTAG
- a CDS encoding cutinase family protein produces the protein MPVPHPHGRRGRCASIAGAALAVAGLVAAPTAAAAPCPDVEVVFARGTGEPAGIGVVGESFVDKLENDMGGKSVSTYAVNYPASYDFLAAADGANDASAHVQGTVAACPGTAIVLGGYSQGAAVIDAITAAPGPALGFTNVMPPQIADHVAAVAVFGNPSDRIGLPLTAVSPLYGAKTIDLCTVGDPICSVGDDRAAHSLYVQSGMTSQAATFAAQRLSATAPQTLA, from the coding sequence ATGCCCGTTCCACATCCCCACGGACGACGTGGCCGTTGCGCATCGATCGCTGGTGCGGCACTGGCGGTGGCCGGGTTGGTCGCGGCACCGACTGCCGCGGCGGCGCCCTGTCCCGACGTCGAGGTGGTGTTCGCCCGCGGCACCGGTGAGCCCGCCGGAATCGGCGTCGTCGGTGAGAGTTTCGTCGACAAGTTGGAGAACGACATGGGTGGCAAGTCGGTGAGCACGTACGCCGTGAACTATCCGGCGTCCTACGACTTCCTGGCGGCAGCGGATGGTGCGAACGACGCCAGCGCGCACGTGCAGGGCACGGTCGCCGCATGCCCGGGCACCGCGATCGTGCTCGGCGGCTACTCGCAGGGCGCCGCGGTGATCGACGCCATCACGGCGGCCCCGGGTCCCGCACTCGGGTTCACCAATGTGATGCCGCCCCAGATCGCCGACCATGTCGCCGCCGTAGCGGTGTTCGGCAATCCCTCCGACCGGATCGGGCTGCCGCTGACGGCCGTCAGTCCGCTCTACGGCGCCAAGACCATCGACCTCTGCACTGTCGGCGATCCGATCTGCTCCGTCGGTGACGACCGCGCCGCCCACAGCCTGTATGTGCAGTCCGGCATGACGTCGCAGGCGGCGACGTTCGCCGCGCAGCGCCTGTCCGCTACGGCGCCACAGACGTTGGCGTGA